In the Oncorhynchus nerka isolate Pitt River linkage group LG2, Oner_Uvic_2.0, whole genome shotgun sequence genome, one interval contains:
- the miip gene encoding uncharacterized protein miip — protein sequence MASPERLSALRERNKDLLMQLRHQTESLLTITGTKGSLENDSNRTVQNNTTKKPGQNKEKSPHTENTGTLIDGDLCTARSALSKPTVQFKERDGTETQATAPLRTEGEAVESVNVTLCQISTPYLVTGTKLKPGQATEHSTVYTGFLQDQGKDRPATLVRSLDIRRPYTRPIYYNQENEQREVGKFTFQSSGLEQTSASDRQRLQPLLGYDWIAGIVDAENSLTEHSEQFFSDLRTFRQVNRDECVHSQQAGLSEEDLSPPPLSIEKEDQQHTMDTHQCTFCYRINSRLFPTPLDSQESCPVCKKPKYKIPHTAAEPAFIRVSIPRSTLLPAYKYKAHRRCSFDPSDSLGLPSHCLSGWSNTVPSTGPQLSSLDLRSSVDTKAASCGIPSAQPQSKKFLDFSVSRVSGSQRSDQLLDVSRLARYRFQRLPANSKPHSPSYPVF from the exons ATGGCCTCGCCCGAACGGTTGAGTGCATTGCGAGAGCGCAACAAAGACTTGTTGATGCAATTGAGGCACCAAACCGAAAGTTTGTTGACTATCACCGGCACCAAAGGAAGCTTGGAGAATGATTCAAACCGGACAGTACAAAACAACACAACGAAAAAGCCAGGTCAGAATAAAGAAAAAAGTCCCCATACAGAGAACACGGGGACCCTGATAGATGGTGACTTATGCACTGCTAGGTCTGCTCTCAGCAAACCTACTGTACAGTTCAAGGAGAGAGACGGCACGGAAACACAGGCAACAGCACCACTGAGAACTGAAG GTGAGGCAGTGGAATCTGTGAATGTCACCCTCTGTCAGATCTCTACACCATACCTTGTCACGGGAACCAAGCTGAAACCAGGCCAAGCTACAGAACACTCTACTGTTTACACAGGATTTCTTCAAGACCAAGGCAAAGACCGTCCTGCAACTCTTGTCAGATCACTGGATATTAGGAGGCCCTATACCAGGCCTATTTACTATAATCAGGAGAATGAACAG AGGGAGGTGGGTAAATTCACATTCCAATCCTCTGGACTGGAGCAAACATCAGCCTCCGACAGACAGCGTCTGCAGCCTTTACTGGGCTATGACTGGATAGCAG GGATTGTGGATGCAGAAAACTCCTTGACGGAGCACTCGGAGCAGTTCTTCAGTGATCTGCGCACTTTCCGACAGGTCAACAGAGATGAGTGTGTCCACAGCCAACAAGCAGG ATTATCTGAAGAGGACCTTTCACCCCCACCATTGTCAATAGAGAAGGAAGACCAACAGCACACCATGGACACTCACCAGT GTACGTTCTGTTACAGGATCAACAGCCGACTGTTCCCAACCCCGTTGGATTCTCAGGAGTCATGCCCTGTGTGTAAGAAGCCCAAATACAAAATCCCCCACACTGCGGCTGAGCCAGCCTTTATCAG GGTCAGCATCCCGCGCTCCACACTGTTGCCAGCATACAAGTACAAAGCCCATCGGAGGTGTAGCTTCGACCCCTCCGACAGCCTGGGTCTACCATCG CACTGTCTGTCAGGCTGGTCTAACACAGTCCCCAGCACTGGGCCCCAGCTCAGCAGCCTGGATCTGAGGAGCTCTGTGGACACGAAGGCGGCAAGCTGTGGCATCCCCTCTGCACAGCCACAGTCTAAGAAGTTTCTG GATTTCTCAGTGTCCAGAGTGTCTGGCAGTCAGCGTTCTGACCAGCTGCTTGACGTGTCTCGTTTGGCCCGCTACCGTTTCCAGCGCCTGCCTGCCAACAGCAAACCACACAGCCCATCCTACCCTGTGTTCTGA